A region of Toxorhynchites rutilus septentrionalis strain SRP chromosome 1, ASM2978413v1, whole genome shotgun sequence DNA encodes the following proteins:
- the LOC129762107 gene encoding uncharacterized protein LOC129762107, producing MKLNMSTFGGTFLAPVSMAMVFLVLAISLASGALVPSMQLNAVTNSGGLGATRGAQEEASSGDKMSLTDAESPRRFHAIFRASPEPPKPKSSSATAATEKMMMGAGDHAAVDNSTKNGGGNHKNRSATKQCREGCLGKRSIKDILCTQQRECAMCWDVCNRNHQIRKENELTHRLLISLSRMIRNESVVTADIEWTTPEELLEHQPHPVVPSPLAASENVERLSRIARDGATNSSSSSVSRIIQALSQASSLLGPESKTVTSSEQQTFHQCLVSWEISGGGLTGNLLTETAKVELSLWPNTKYHVHVTCRNKETDQLIRSPPLLIDTSEALIVSLQGTTTTTTSTTRPLSINSVIEEIDVIQATSSTDGDSPAQNQPYHHRQHLWPMYSAELPENSKEILILGVFVAILAFVLIVLTVVILVRRKQDQIEDRELLIESEILPKILHV from the exons ATGAAGCTCAACATGTCGACGTTCGGAGGCACCTTCCTGGCACCAGTTTCGATGGCGATGGTTTTCCTGGTGCTGGCCATTTCGCTCGCAAGTGGGGCCCTGGTCCCCAGTATGCAGTTGAACGCTGTCACCAACAGCGGAGGCCTCGGAGCGACCCGAGGAGCACAAGAAGAAGCATCAAGTGGCGATAAAATGTCATTAACCGACGCGGAATCGCCTCGTCGGTTCCATGCAATCTTTCGTGCCTCTCCCGAGCCGCCAAAGCCCAAGTCGTCATCGGCGACGGCAGCCACTGAAAAGATGATGATGGGGGCCGGAGACCACGCGGCGGTTGATAATAGTACCAAAAATGGAGGAGGCAACCACAAAAACCGTTCCGCTACCAAGCAGTGTCGCGAAGGTTGCTTGGGAAAG CGCTCCATCAAGGACATCCTGTGCACCCAGCAGCGAGAGTGCGCCATG TGCTGGGACGTGTGCAACCGTAACCACCAGATTCGGAAGGAGAACGAACTAACACACCGACTACTGATCAGCCTGAGCCGTATGATCCGCAACGAATCGGTTGTCACCGCTGACATTGAGTGGACAACTCCGGAGGAGCTGCTGGAGCATCAACCGCACCCGGTTGTTCCATCGCCGCTAGCCGCTAGCGAGAATGTTGAGCGACTGTCTAGGATCGCGCGAGATGGGGCCACCAACTCGAGCTCTTCGTCTGTTTCACGCATCATCCAAGCACTGAGCCAAGCCTCGTCGTTGCTCGGACCGGAATCGAAGACGGTAACCAGCAGCGAGCAGCAAACCTTCCACCAGTGTCTCGTGTCGTGGGAGATCTCCGGTGGTGGCCTCACCGGCAACCTACTGACCGAAACCGCCAAAGTCGAACTCTCCCTCTGGCCAAACACCAAATACCATGTTCACGTCACGTGCCGCAATAAG GAAACGGACCAGCTGATTCGATCGCCCCCGCTGCTGATCGACACCAGCGAGGCGTTGATCGTGAGCCTACAGGGAACCACCACGACTACCACCTCCACCACGCGACCCCTGTCGATCAACTCGGTGATCGAGGAAATCGACGTGATCCAAGCTACATCGTCCACGGACGGTGACAGCCCGGCACAGAACCAGCCGTACCACCACCGTCAGCACCTCTGGCCGATGTACAGTGCCGAGCTGCCAGAGAACTCCAAGGAAATCCTCATTCTGGGCGTGTTCGTGGCGATACTGGCCTTCGTGCTGATCGTGCTCACCGTGGTGATTCTGGTCCGGCGGAAGCAGGACCAGATCGAGGACCGAGAGTTGCTCATCGAGAGCGAGATTCTGCCCAAGATCTTGCACGTTTGA